One genomic window of Cololabis saira isolate AMF1-May2022 chromosome 3, fColSai1.1, whole genome shotgun sequence includes the following:
- the LOC133427353 gene encoding lipid scramblase CLPTM1L-like produces the protein MFPSCYSKSDKESGGKRSSVAKLLFGVFFVYMLHTAWLLYGFLNTKPCEGGRGETCITSYLAARPRLQLSIYTCLVPDNSQLNFAVKVDPFDPHSSFERQVNISLSEETRANGTLYAVVYVHKVGVSPLEDRKEVHYAAQLTTYLIPPPTEGQKGTMKKPGLDRPVSYWRPRLSITMMSEEFSFSKAGLPSDVRRYMRVSQDARQTIYLPLLLVNELSYSVKDLVEISSSSMKLPLTVSYEGLSLRRFRFWVHLNDIVYSLRQFGFTEENIDEIKETLVGSNLYLLVLTALITALQLICEFLALKNDISSWSKKKSMVGMSPKSVLWRCLCTLLIFLHLLEETSLLVLLPVGLGACVEVWKVFKAFKIQISKRFRMKKLDEDERKTVEYDAQASRCLSYLVYPLCIGGAVLSLAYLRQRSYYSWLINSLVTGVYAFGFLSMAPQLFINHKLKSVSHLQGTVLMYRGVNTLISDLCSCASLFSTSVSFSSSHQLACFRDELLFFLYLYQRRLYGCKPRRRESVTKKVKTQ, from the exons ATGTTCCCATCTTGTTACTCCAAATCGGACAAAGAGAGCGGAGGTAAGAGGAGCTCGGTGGCGAAGCTGCTGTTCGGGGTGTTTTTCGTGTACATGCTCCACACCGCCTGGCTGCTGTACGGCTTCCTCAACACCAAACCCTGCGAGGGAGGCAGAGGAGAGACCTGCATCACCTCCTACCTGGCAGCCAGACCGAGGCTACAG CTGAGCATCTACACCTGCCTCGTGCCAGACAACAGCCAACTCAATTTTGCCGTTAAAGTGGACCCCTTTGACCCTCACTCTTCATTTGAGAG ACAGGTGAACATCTCTCTGTCAGAGGAGACGCGAGCCAATGGGACTCTGTATGCTGTTGTTTATGTTCACAAAGTGGGTGTTTCACCTCTGGAGGACAGAAAAGAAGTCCACTATGCAGCTCAGCTCACCACCTACTTGATTCCTCCTCCCACAGAGGGCCAGAAGGGCACAATGAAG AAGCCTGGATTGGACCGTCCAGTGTCATATTGGAGGCCGCGCTTGTCGATCACTATGATGTCAGAGGAGTTCAGCTTCAGCAAGGCGGGGCTTCCCAGTGATGTACGCCGCTACATGAGAGT CTCCCAGGACGCCAGACAGACAATCTACCTCCCCCTGCTGCTGGTCAATGAGCTCAGCTACAGCGTCAAAGACCTTGTG gagatcagcagcagcagcatgaagcTCCCTCTGACAGTGTCATATGAGGGACTGTCTTTGAGAAGATTCAGGTTTTGGGTGCATCTAAACGACATAGTTTATTCCCTGCGACAGTTTG GCTTCACTGAGGAGAACATTGATGAGATTAAAGAAACTCTAGTGGGATCCAACCTTTACCTTCTAGTGCTGACTGCACTCATCACAGCTCTGCAA CTCATCTGTGAATTTCTGGCTCTTAAAAATGACATCAGTTCATGGAGTAAAAAGAAGAGCATGGTGGGAATGTCTCCGAAGTCAG TTCTGTGGCGTTGCCTTTGCACTTTGTTGATTTTCCTGCATCTGCTGGAGGAGACCAGTCTGCTGGTGCTTCTTCCTGTAGGACTGGGAGCGTGTGTGGAG GTGTGGAAGGTGTTTAAAGCATTTAAGATTCAGATAAGCAAAAGGTTTCGT ATGAAAAAGTTGGATGAAGATGAGCGGAAGACAGTGGAGTACGATGCACAG GCTTCCAGGTGCTTGTCCTATCTGGTGTATCCTCTGTGCATCGGTGGGGCGGTTTTATCGCTGGCCTACTTACGCCAGAGGAG TTACTATTCATGGTTGATCAACAGCCTGGTTACTG GAGTATATGCATTTGGCTTTTTGTCAATGGCTCCTCAGCTCTTCATCAATCATAAG CTGAAGTCCGTGAGTCACCTGCAGGGGACAGTGTTGATGTACAGA GGAGTGAACACGCTGATTTCAGATCTGTGCTCCTGCGCCTCCCTTttctccacctctgtgtccttctcctcctcccatcAACTGGCCTGCTTCAGAGATgagctcctcttcttcctctatcTCTACCAGCGAAG ACTTTATGGCTGCAAACCCAGAAGACGAGAATCAGTTACCAAGAAAGTGAAGACTCAGTGA